A genomic window from Diospyros lotus cultivar Yz01 chromosome 2, ASM1463336v1, whole genome shotgun sequence includes:
- the LOC127795658 gene encoding probable calcium-binding protein CML15 → MCVVLEVDQLDQLRDIFSRFDMDSDGSLTLLELAALLRSLGIKPSGDQIHVLLANMDANGNGTVEFDELVNAITPAINEDVLINQEQLLEVFRSFDRDGNGYITLAELAGSMAKMGQPLTYKELVEMIDEADTDGDGVISFHEFATVMAKSASDIFGFPVS, encoded by the exons ATGTGCGTAGTTTTAGAAGTTGACCAACTCGACCAGCTCCGGGACATCTTCTCTCGCTTCGACATGGATTCCGACGGCAGCCTTACCCTCCTGGAGCTCGCCGCCCTGCTCCGCTCCCTCGGAATCAAGCCCTCCGGGGACCAAATCCACGTCCTCCTCGCCAACATGGACGCCAACGGCAACGGCACCGTCGAGTTCGACGAGCTCGTCAACGCCATCACCCCCGCCATCAACGAGGACGTCCTCATCAACCAAGAACAACTCCTCGAG GTTTTTCGGTCGTTCGACCGCGACGGCAACGGCTACATCACGCTGGCAGAGCTCGCAGGCTCCATGGCCAAGATGGGCCAGCCATTGACGTACAAAGAGCTCGTGGAGATGATCGACGAGGCCGACACCGACGGAGATGGCGTCATTAGCTTCCACGAATTTGCCACGGTCATGGCCAAGTCCGCCTCCGATATATTCGGCTTTCCGGTGTCGTAG